In a genomic window of Gossypium arboreum isolate Shixiya-1 chromosome 9, ASM2569848v2, whole genome shotgun sequence:
- the LOC108455671 gene encoding putative glycine-rich cell wall structural protein 1, which yields MSRWFVMCLFLVSLCFALCVHSQSPPQQVGSPSPTPSVGGSPGSGGGGGGGGGSGSSGGSGYGSGSGGGTGSGGSGGHGGGSGGGSSSGRGSSGGGYGFGSGSGSSGGGGGGDDGGSMPRKVGKNT from the coding sequence ATGAGTCGTTGGTTTGTGATGTGCCTTTTCTTAGTTTCCCTATGCTTTGCTCTCTGCGTCCATTCACAAAGCCCTCCACAGCAGGTGGGATCTCCCTCCCCAACTCCTTCGGTTGGTGGTAGTCCAGGGTCGGGAGGTGGAGGCGGCGGTGGTGGAGGTAGTGGTTCATCAGGTGGTTCTGGGTATGGTTCAGGAAGTGGTGGTGGTACTGGAAGTGGGGGTAGTGGAGGGCACGGAGGCGGAAGCGGTGGAGGTAGCAGCAGTGGGCGTGGTAGCAGTGGCGGTGGCTATGGCTTCGGAAGTGGAAGTGGAAGCAGTGGAGGCGGTGGTGGTGGAGATGATGGCGGCAGCATGCCTAGGAAGGTTGGGAAGAATACTTAA
- the LOC108454610 gene encoding uncharacterized protein LOC108454610 → MENSSSSTELQKLIEAIKISEVVEGRTELIAKLADLHLSEQSDVKSLAESLITFWEDYTCLDASQCLLNKTVLHVATKYLDSDISGCLLQFLLLGSKASIWCGKHLKMTVMSTEESPEEEHCSLFYQLLLDFLSFSASSFSSMARYSVVTDKESMEVVEDFILEQLNLIKGTISEIKSIDSVGSEVLKAAQAVIDAVIRLCKEYYQVINWEFSGTELEKNENDMECEQACIMSHVMNITTVTVEKLFELGILAANDGGSLVTILNVSWKGLVNLLQLSKGKLPLKVKVADIVVTLISLVNGSLKCAAESWLSPKETISVTEARRIFVPIKFYLINAVKISSLYPCQAYTVYRDLALCVLMISTFKLSVSNEKLMKNVSEVMAELLEKTSLDLLSSLLNSSDVKQEHKYELVDWLFFDDCWSDAVKENQVSKCRLTSLDEIFSVSCETLRKSSVLVLGQVATFSSFLRYPNDLEDDVKLMIASKLDWFLNLIIDEEVYTSILVSQIPLLYVSGKTVELTWEPMFSALLQALKTFMIVVSSTLAWEEFVSCLVKNFPHPHFLCSEIIMELWCFLVRHAELELVNGIIVELCALMKLVSSPESVFLPDSSLRKMAKSVCLLLSFCSTSVVECVYGSVIGDDRSQLSSVLYSALLLEGFPLNLLSKNMRSIAKEKIISDYFGFIDSFDDKSLTVSSSEFGLPVFAFSASLLSLQVTISDMDMKTLKFLVTVICGYRNSVDKLKKKVCCKLLSETLGIISSLRHPYESAEMESVILELHNLFVSGPAASDTLLNQCKPGLTLFLAGLSNTLMSESDTCPKSTAVWELYHMVLRERHWAFVHLSIAAFGYFAARTSCNELWRFMPQDAALSYDLVSGIDASEDRFMSEFKAFLEKEMALPAVITTSIEQQRLLLEEGLVLKQMIRKILNINSDAARCDKIEIDDENQSNKRRKLPDGINKGVELLQDGLKVINDSLTQWQPNHTDSAELHERFMTHFSMLENVISHLQVLSGSG, encoded by the exons ATGGAGAACTCAAGTTCGAGCACCGAGTTGCAGAAGCTCATAGaagccataaaaatttcagag GTGGTAGAAGGCCGGACGGAACTGATTGCCAAATTAGCAGATTTACATTTATCTGAGCAATCTGATGTGAAATCTCTTGCTGAATCCCTAATT ACATTCTGGGAAGATTATACTTGCTTGGATGCGTCGCAGTGTCTATTGAACAAGACTGTTTTGCATGTGGCTACAAAATATCTTGATTCAGATATTTCCGGATGTTTATTACAGTTTCTTTTACTTGGATCAAAG GCAAGCATATGGTGTGGAAAGCATCTTAAAATGACTGTTATGTCAACTGAGGAATCTCCAGAAGAAGAACATTGCAGCCTCTTTTACCAG CTGCTACTGGATTTTTTGAGCTTCTCTGCTTCTAGCTTTTCATCTATGGCCAGATACTCAGTTGTGACTGATAAGGAATCAATGGAGGTTGTTGAAGATTTCATTCTAGAACAGTTGAATCTGATAAAAGGCACAATATCTGAAATTAAG agTATTGACTCAGTTGGTAGTGAGGTTTTAAAGGCTGCGCAAGCAGTCATTGATGCTGTCATAAGACTCTGCAAGGAGTATTACCAAGTAATTAATTGGGAGTTTTCTGGTACAGAACTTGAAAAAAATGAGAACGACATGGAATGTGAACAGGCATGCATTATGAGTCATGTCATGAACATAACAACAGTTACAGTAGAAAAGCTGTTTGAATTGGGCATTCTTGCTGCAAATGATGGTGGAAGTCTTGTAACCATTCTTAATGTGTCATGGAAAGGTTTGGTCAACTTGCTTCAGCTATCCAAGGGAAAATTGCCGTTAAAAGTAAAGGTAGCAGATATTGTTGTGACTTTAATTTCACTCGTCAATGGTTCTCTGAAATGTGCAGCTGAGAGTTGGTTGTCTCCCAAGGAGACCATTTCCGTAACTGAAGCTAGAAGGATATTTGTTCCAATAAAGTTTTACCTGATTAATGCAGTAAAGATATCTTCCCTATATCCGTGTCAGGCATATACAGTTTATAGAGATTTGGCACTCTGTGTTTTGATGATCTCAACCTTTAAATTATCAGTGAGCAATGAAAAACTTATGAAAAATGTCAGTGAAGTTATGGCTGAACTTTTGGAGAAAACATCCTTGGATTTGCTTAGTTCTTTGCTAAATTCATCTGATGTGAAGCAGGAACACAAATATGAACTTGTTGATTGGTTATTCTTTGATGACTGCTGGTCAGATGCTGTTAAAGAAAATCAGGTTAGTAAATGTAGGCTGACTTCATTGGATGAGATCTTTTCAGTGAGTTGTGAAACTCTGCGCAAATCAAGTGTATTGGTGCTTGGTCAAGTAGCAACTTTTTCCAGTTTCCTGAGATACCCCAATGATCTTGAGGATGATGTAAAACTTATGATTGCCAGTAAACTTGATTGGTTTTTAAACTTAATAATTGATGAAGAGGTTTACACTTCCATTCTTGTATCACAGATTCCACTATTGTATGTTTCTGGAAAAACTGTGGAGTTAACTTGGGAGCCCATGTTTTCAGCTCTGTTGCAAGCCTTAAAAACCTTTATGATAGTGGTATCTTCAACTTTAGCTTGGGAGGAGTTTGTATCATGCCTGGTTAAGAATTTCCCGCATCCTCATTTCCTTTGCTCAGAAATCATAATGGAACTTTGGTGCTTTTTGGTTCGGCATGCTGAGCTAGAGTTGGTGAATGGCATCATTGTTGAGCTATGTGCACTTATGAAATTAGTATCATCTCCAGAATCGGTTTTTCTTCCGGATTCTAGTCTCCGGAAAATGGCGAAATCAGTCTGCCTACTTCTTTCATTCTGCAGCACATCAGTGGTGGAATGTGTTTATGGTTCTGTGATTGGTGATGATAGATCTCAGTTATCATCAGTTCTATATTCAGCCTTGCTTTTGGAAGGCTTTCCACTAAACTTGCTATCAAAAAACATGAGAAGTATTGCTAAAGAAAAAATCATTTCTGACTATTTTGGTTTCATTGATAGTTTTGATGACAAATCATTGACTGTCTCCAGTTCTGAATTTGGGCTTCCTGTTTTTGCATTTTCTGCTTCATTGCTGTCACT CCAGGTGACCATATCTGACATGGACATGAAGACCTTGAAGTTCCTAGTTACTGTTATTTGTGGTTATAGGAATTCTGTGgacaaattaaagaagaaagttTGTTGTAAGCTATTGAGTGAAACTTTAGGGATTATCTCCAGTTTGAGACACCCATATGAATCTGCAGAAATGGAGTCAGTCATCTTGGAGCTTCACAATCTGTTTGTCTCGGGGCCAGCAGCTTCTGATACTCTTTTGAATCAATGCAAACCTGGACTGACACTTTTCTTGGCCGGACTTAGTAACACTTTGATGTCAGAAAGTGATACTTGTCCTAAAAGCACTGCTGTGTGGGAGTTGTATCACATGGTTTTGAGAGAAAGGCACTGGGCATTTGTTCATCTAAGCATTGCAGCGTTTGGATATTTTGCTGCTCGAACTAGTTGCAATGAACTATGGAGGTTTATGCCCCAAGATGCAGCACTTTCATACGATCTAGTATCTGGAATTGATGCAAGCGAAGATAGATTTATGTCCGAATTCAAGGCTTTTCTCGAGAAAGAAATGGCTCTTCCTGCAGTAATAACCACCAGCATTGAGCAGCAGCGGCTTCTTCTTGAGGAAGGTTTGGTTCTAAAACAAATGATTCGGAAGATCTTGAATATCAATTCAGATGCTGCAAGATGTGATAAAATTGAGATTGATGATGAAAACCAATCAAACAAGAGAAGGAAACTTCCTGATGGAATTAACAAGGGAGTGGAACTGTTGCAAGATGGCTTGAAAGTCATTAATGACAGTCTTACACAGTGGCAACCTAATCACACAGACTCTGCTGAACTTCATGAGAGGTTCATGACTCACTTTTCAATGCTTGAAAATGTGATTTCTCACTTGCAAGTTCTCAGTGGCAGTGGTTAG